A section of the Vicinamibacterales bacterium genome encodes:
- a CDS encoding choice-of-anchor D domain-containing protein, which translates to MRFSLRDRRPWRRLIGAATVSLVAVVPTMLISQRAAVSADSKLANVLADLASTPIQAITSWRATAGAGAAADALPRSVRDALQSRRLRINDRGEVQVYVLVAAVTDANLQAMKAAGATIEISAPDRRRVQARIPTTRLSAVAGLPFVEFIRPPTYARRRSGVAMTEGDAILRSDSVRSQFSLDGSGVRVGVVSDGLKGIFATNCATCGGVSGGPIDTADLPFATGTRNASGVLTVAAGGITGRSFQANNDLEGLPDPSPPCAFAGAGAEGTALLEIVHDVAPGAQLAFANADTDLAFNQAVNFLAASNDVVVDDLGFFGEAYDGTSSVSSNTAAALNEPSNRIRTYVTALGNDADEHYLGTFADSGVDGTTVSGITTTGRLHLFQQTADTTDVLGLGPRPYNLISLARNAEAVIFLTWNDPFGGSSNDYDLYLVQQSTGLVVASSTTRQNGRRDPLEVIDYTNTGAADSFRILVQNVGDQAAPRQLNLYSFGPECAQAGPGLLAPGRHERHNYNTASRSIAAQGDAGGSPASVISVGAICSASPAAVRAVPTDESCNDRNTRTIEFFSSVGPTLDGRIKPDVTAIDGVTITAAGSFNSPFFGTSAAAPHVAGIAALLLQAAPCLVSGSTGARDVVAARTTLHDLIVLPSTPMGTTVPDNVFGYGRADALASVQRTLPALVGPTAVTVNGNSPNGAVVAVAGLGWSDPTQCPLTRLSWSGGCGTSPGTTMDCPFGTTKVTVSASNNGVSFSPGVEMQITVTTFSVGATPGSATVPAGQSAVYQLAIQSQGGPFTGPVTLGCSSLPQGAGCSFNPPTVTPGASGAVTTLTVTTTARSPIGAHSVGGRPRSRPVPWLALAAAAVCVAMSWRRPRARTWIGPRGLMLATTGTALTVAMLLVQAACGGGGGTTPTTPPSSPVATASLSATSLTFGSQAVQTVSAPQILTVTNTGNAVLNVSSIAAAGEFTQANGCGSAVAAGSHCAISVSFAPTAVGPRAGVLTLASNASNGTQTVSLTGTGGSTAGGTPAGTFQIGVTGASGSLVQSGTLTLVVQ; encoded by the coding sequence ATGCGCTTCAGCCTTCGTGATCGTCGACCCTGGCGTCGACTGATCGGAGCGGCCACGGTGTCGCTCGTCGCCGTCGTTCCCACGATGCTCATCAGCCAGCGGGCCGCGGTTTCGGCGGATTCGAAGCTCGCCAACGTGCTCGCGGACCTGGCGTCGACACCCATTCAGGCGATCACCTCCTGGCGCGCAACAGCCGGGGCAGGCGCCGCCGCTGACGCGCTGCCGCGGTCCGTCCGCGACGCACTCCAGTCGCGGCGCCTGCGCATCAACGACCGCGGCGAGGTGCAGGTCTACGTCCTGGTGGCCGCGGTGACCGACGCCAACCTGCAGGCAATGAAGGCGGCCGGGGCCACCATCGAGATCAGCGCGCCCGACCGTCGGCGCGTGCAGGCGCGGATTCCGACCACCCGCCTTTCCGCGGTGGCTGGCCTGCCGTTTGTCGAGTTCATCCGGCCTCCCACGTACGCCCGGCGGAGAAGTGGCGTGGCGATGACCGAAGGCGATGCGATCCTCCGGTCGGATTCCGTGCGCAGCCAGTTCTCACTCGACGGCAGCGGCGTCCGGGTGGGCGTCGTGTCGGACGGGCTGAAGGGGATCTTTGCGACGAACTGCGCGACCTGCGGCGGCGTGTCCGGCGGGCCAATCGACACAGCCGACCTGCCGTTTGCGACGGGCACACGAAACGCGTCGGGGGTGCTGACGGTGGCGGCCGGCGGCATCACGGGGCGGTCGTTTCAGGCGAACAACGACCTCGAGGGCCTGCCCGATCCCTCACCGCCGTGTGCGTTCGCCGGCGCGGGGGCGGAAGGCACGGCACTGCTCGAGATCGTTCACGATGTCGCGCCCGGCGCCCAACTGGCCTTCGCCAACGCCGACACCGACCTGGCGTTCAACCAGGCGGTCAATTTCCTCGCGGCGAGCAACGACGTGGTCGTCGACGATCTCGGCTTCTTCGGTGAGGCGTACGACGGAACGAGTTCGGTGTCGAGCAACACCGCGGCCGCGCTGAACGAGCCGTCGAACCGCATCCGGACATACGTCACGGCGCTCGGCAACGACGCCGACGAGCACTACCTGGGAACCTTCGCCGACTCGGGCGTGGACGGCACGACGGTGAGCGGCATTACCACGACAGGCCGCCTGCACCTGTTCCAGCAGACGGCGGACACGACCGACGTACTCGGCCTCGGCCCGCGGCCCTACAACCTCATCTCGCTGGCGCGCAACGCCGAGGCGGTCATCTTCCTCACCTGGAACGATCCGTTCGGCGGCTCGTCGAACGACTACGACCTCTACCTCGTGCAGCAGAGCACGGGTCTCGTGGTGGCCTCGAGCACGACCCGCCAGAACGGGCGCCGCGATCCGCTCGAGGTGATCGACTACACGAACACCGGCGCGGCCGATTCCTTCCGGATCCTCGTCCAGAACGTCGGCGATCAGGCGGCGCCGAGGCAACTGAACCTCTATTCGTTCGGCCCGGAGTGCGCCCAGGCCGGCCCGGGACTCCTGGCGCCGGGCCGCCACGAGCGGCACAACTACAACACCGCCTCGCGTAGCATCGCCGCCCAGGGCGACGCAGGCGGATCGCCGGCGAGCGTCATCTCGGTGGGCGCCATCTGCTCCGCCTCGCCGGCGGCCGTCCGGGCCGTTCCCACCGACGAGTCGTGCAACGACAGGAACACCCGGACGATCGAGTTCTTCAGCAGCGTCGGCCCCACGCTCGACGGGCGGATCAAACCCGATGTCACAGCCATCGACGGGGTGACCATCACCGCCGCCGGCAGTTTCAACTCGCCATTCTTCGGCACGTCCGCCGCCGCGCCGCACGTGGCGGGCATCGCCGCCCTCCTGTTGCAGGCGGCGCCGTGCCTGGTGAGCGGGTCGACCGGCGCCCGCGACGTGGTGGCCGCGCGCACCACGCTGCACGACCTCATCGTCCTGCCCAGCACGCCGATGGGCACGACCGTGCCGGACAACGTGTTCGGCTACGGCCGCGCCGACGCGCTGGCCTCCGTGCAGCGGACGTTGCCGGCGCTCGTCGGACCGACGGCGGTGACGGTGAACGGGAACAGCCCGAATGGCGCGGTCGTTGCTGTCGCGGGGCTCGGGTGGTCGGATCCGACCCAGTGTCCGTTGACGAGGCTGTCCTGGAGCGGAGGCTGCGGTACGAGCCCGGGCACGACGATGGACTGCCCGTTCGGCACGACGAAGGTGACCGTTTCGGCGAGCAACAACGGCGTGAGCTTCTCCCCCGGCGTCGAGATGCAGATTACCGTGACGACCTTCTCCGTGGGCGCGACGCCGGGGTCCGCGACGGTTCCCGCGGGACAGTCGGCCGTCTACCAACTCGCGATCCAGTCGCAGGGCGGGCCCTTCACGGGGCCGGTCACACTGGGATGCTCGAGCCTGCCCCAGGGGGCCGGGTGTTCGTTCAACCCGCCCACCGTCACGCCCGGAGCGTCGGGCGCGGTCACCACGCTGACCGTCACCACTACCGCGCGATCGCCGATTGGCGCGCATTCGGTCGGCGGCCGGCCCCGCTCTCGGCCCGTCCCCTGGCTGGCGTTGGCGGCTGCGGCCGTGTGCGTCGCGATGTCGTGGCGGCGGCCGCGCGCGCGAACCTGGATCGGCCCGCGAGGTCTGATGCTCGCCACGACAGGCACGGCCTTGACCGTAGCCATGCTGTTGGTCCAGGCCGCCTGCGGAGGCGGTGGCGGGACCACGCCGACAACACCGCCGTCATCGCCGGTGGCCACGGCGTCTCTGTCCGCCACGAGCCTGACGTTCGGTTCGCAGGCCGTGCAAACGGTGAGCGCGCCGCAGATCCTCACCGTGACCAACACCGGCAACGCCGTGCTGAACGTGTCGAGCATCGCGGCAGCCGGCGAATTCACGCAGGCAAACGGGTGCGGCAGCGCCGTTGCGGCCGGCAGTCACTGTGCGATCAGCGTGAGCTTCGCACCGACAGCCGTGGGACCACGTGCGGGCGTGCTGACGCTCGCCAGCAACGCGTCCAACGGCACAC
- the eda gene encoding bifunctional 4-hydroxy-2-oxoglutarate aldolase/2-dehydro-3-deoxy-phosphogluconate aldolase encodes MAQGRVGTTLGIEACGVVAVIRMREPEKLRAVVDALAEGGVRALEVTMTVPRAIQMIEQLAPALPKGFLLGAGTILDPETARLAILAGAQFIVGPVFRPEVIAMCHRYDVAAMPGCFTPTEILSAWEAGADVVKVFPATPLGPGFFKDVRGPLPQIKLMPTGGVSLDNAGDWIKAGAVAVGVGTALLDAKAIAAGDYGVITANAKRIVGNVQAAREVR; translated from the coding sequence ATGGCTCAAGGACGAGTGGGAACCACACTGGGGATCGAGGCGTGCGGAGTCGTGGCAGTCATCCGGATGCGTGAACCGGAGAAACTCCGGGCCGTCGTCGATGCGTTGGCTGAAGGCGGCGTTCGCGCACTCGAGGTGACGATGACGGTGCCCCGGGCCATTCAGATGATCGAGCAGCTGGCCCCGGCGCTGCCGAAGGGCTTCCTGCTCGGCGCCGGCACGATCCTCGACCCGGAGACCGCCCGCCTGGCCATTCTCGCCGGCGCGCAGTTCATCGTCGGGCCCGTGTTCCGGCCCGAGGTGATTGCGATGTGCCACCGGTACGACGTTGCGGCCATGCCCGGGTGCTTCACGCCGACCGAGATCCTCTCGGCGTGGGAAGCCGGCGCCGACGTGGTGAAGGTCTTCCCGGCCACGCCGCTCGGCCCGGGGTTCTTCAAGGACGTGCGGGGTCCGTTGCCCCAGATCAAGCTGATGCCGACCGGCGGCGTCTCGCTCGACAACGCGGGCGACTGGATCAAGGCGGGAGCCGTCGCCGTCGGCGTGGGTACGGCCCTGCTCGATGCGAAGGCCATCGCCGCGGGCGACTACGGCGTCATCACGGCGAACGCGAAGCGGATTGTCGGCAATGTGCAGGCGGCGCGGGAGGTGCGGTGA
- a CDS encoding sugar kinase produces MQKVVTFGEIMLRLSPPGFERFFQSPVLSATFGGGEANVAVSLAHFGLDSHYVTRLPKHAVGEAAVRTLRAEGVRTEFILRGGDRVGIYFAEAGASQRASTVVYDRAHSAIAEMQPGSIDWKAVFDGASWFHVTGITPALGADAATCTREAVEAARAAGARVSVDLNFRKKLWSEAQAQATMRPLMKSVDVVVANEEDIQAVLGLHVPDTNVTSGQLNLAGYRQVAGQVTSEFGPTVVAITLRESLSASDNGWSAALWDATTGAFYHSQHYDVRLVDRIGGGDSFAAGLIYGLVTGRAPEAALRFAVAASALKQTIPGDFNRVSADEVDRLAKGDASGRVQR; encoded by the coding sequence ATGCAGAAGGTGGTGACGTTCGGCGAGATCATGCTCCGCCTGAGCCCCCCGGGCTTCGAACGCTTCTTCCAGTCCCCGGTGCTGAGCGCCACCTTCGGCGGCGGTGAAGCGAATGTCGCGGTGAGCCTCGCGCACTTCGGACTCGACAGCCACTACGTCACGCGCCTGCCGAAACACGCGGTGGGCGAGGCGGCCGTGAGGACGCTGCGCGCGGAGGGCGTCCGCACCGAGTTCATCCTGCGCGGCGGCGACCGTGTCGGCATCTACTTCGCGGAAGCCGGCGCAAGCCAGCGCGCCTCCACTGTCGTGTACGACCGCGCGCACTCGGCAATCGCCGAGATGCAGCCGGGCAGCATCGACTGGAAGGCCGTGTTCGATGGGGCCTCGTGGTTCCACGTCACAGGCATCACGCCCGCGCTCGGCGCGGATGCCGCCACCTGCACGCGTGAGGCGGTCGAGGCCGCCAGGGCGGCCGGCGCCCGGGTCAGCGTGGACTTGAACTTCCGCAAGAAGCTCTGGTCCGAGGCGCAGGCCCAGGCCACCATGCGGCCGCTGATGAAGTCGGTGGACGTCGTGGTGGCGAACGAAGAGGACATCCAGGCGGTTCTCGGACTCCACGTGCCCGATACCAACGTGACGAGCGGCCAGCTGAACCTCGCCGGGTACCGGCAGGTTGCCGGGCAGGTCACGAGCGAGTTCGGACCGACCGTGGTCGCGATCACGCTGAGGGAGAGCCTCTCGGCCAGCGACAACGGATGGAGCGCGGCGCTGTGGGACGCGACCACGGGCGCGTTCTACCACAGCCAGCACTACGACGTCCGGCTCGTGGATCGGATAGGCGGCGGCGATAGCTTCGCGGCCGGGCTGATCTACGGACTCGTCACGGGGCGGGCGCCCGAAGCCGCGCTGCGATTTGCCGTTGCGGCGAGCGCGCTGAAGCAGACGATCCCCGGTGACTTCAACCGCGTGTCGGCGGACGAAGTCGATCGACTCGCCAAGGGCGATGCCAGCGGCCGGGTGCAGAGATAG